In the genome of Myxococcus stipitatus, one region contains:
- a CDS encoding phage late control D family protein has translation MTVVDRSGPGVRITLLENERAPSGEPLDLAGRILGFTYEDAEKKADQVSLQLDNFDLALFERAELVGGATLEVSWGYPGNMAPPRRVVVKKLKGFQTLTIEGQATSVLMNREAKTRSWANKSRSDVVKEVAAEYGYGGEFLDVEDSGQVLDTINQSAETDARLLRRLAAREEFEYFVDDAGLHWRSRDQASAPTHVLTWFSDPGRGGIISVNVESDLSRRTGRVEVRGRDPLAKTTIESRASSATVERATLSDVLEVVDRETGATSLQERNATASVHPTSAPTPAAAKRESAARYRRAERETVKLALQVVGDPTLRAKQVVEVRGISSLLSGKYYVTEAKHVISSSGYVVDLKLTRDGTGARRGAGPGARGQAQGGEPNRTTPASGGALTELERIDPETGSSVVEYRRDGQVIGVEDPEAGVSVMR, from the coding sequence GTGACCGTGGTGGACCGCAGCGGCCCCGGCGTGCGCATCACACTGCTCGAGAACGAGCGCGCGCCGAGCGGCGAGCCTCTCGACCTCGCCGGGCGAATCCTCGGCTTCACGTACGAGGACGCCGAGAAGAAGGCCGACCAGGTCTCGCTCCAGCTCGACAACTTCGACCTCGCGCTGTTCGAGCGCGCAGAGCTGGTGGGCGGCGCGACGCTCGAGGTGTCCTGGGGATACCCGGGCAACATGGCGCCGCCGCGCCGGGTGGTCGTGAAGAAGCTCAAGGGCTTCCAGACGCTGACCATCGAGGGCCAGGCCACCAGCGTGCTCATGAACCGCGAGGCGAAGACGCGCTCGTGGGCGAACAAGTCGCGCAGCGACGTCGTGAAGGAGGTCGCCGCGGAGTACGGCTACGGGGGCGAGTTCCTCGACGTCGAGGACTCGGGCCAGGTGCTCGACACCATCAACCAGAGCGCCGAGACCGACGCTCGCCTCCTCCGGCGCCTCGCCGCCCGCGAGGAGTTCGAGTACTTCGTCGACGACGCGGGGCTGCACTGGCGCTCGCGCGACCAGGCGAGCGCGCCGACGCATGTGCTCACCTGGTTCTCGGACCCGGGGCGCGGCGGCATCATCTCCGTCAACGTCGAGAGCGACCTCTCGCGGCGCACCGGCCGTGTCGAGGTGCGCGGGCGCGATCCGCTCGCGAAGACGACCATCGAGTCGCGGGCGTCGAGCGCCACTGTCGAGCGCGCGACGCTGAGCGACGTCCTCGAGGTCGTCGACCGTGAGACCGGCGCAACCTCGCTCCAGGAACGCAACGCCACGGCCAGCGTGCATCCGACCTCGGCGCCGACGCCTGCCGCTGCCAAGCGCGAATCGGCCGCGCGCTACCGCCGCGCGGAGCGCGAGACGGTGAAGCTCGCGTTGCAGGTCGTGGGCGACCCGACCCTGCGCGCGAAGCAAGTCGTCGAGGTGCGCGGTATCTCGAGCCTGCTCTCCGGCAAGTACTACGTCACCGAGGCGAAGCACGTCATCTCGTCGTCCGGGTACGTCGTCGACCTGAAGCTCACGCGCGACGGCACCGGCGCACGTCGCGGTGCTGGCCCGGGCGCCCGTGGGCAGGCGCAGGGGGGCGAACCGAATCGAACCACCCCGGCCTCGGGCGGCGCACTGACCGAGCTCGAGCGCATTGACCCCGAGACCGGAAGTTCGGTCGTGGAGTACCGGCGCGACGGCCAGGTCATCGGCGTTGAGGACCCTGAGGCCGGCGTGAGCGTCATGCGCTGA
- a CDS encoding phage tail tape measure protein — translation MALNNLGLGFVFTARDLASGAIGNLERNFMSLDRRVGLGTENIQSAFQELGVGLAVFTAGAATVGTAFSLANAAGRFEQAVASAGAIAGATAEELTRLHDAAIEAGLATQFSPTQATQALQDLAAAGFNVTESVRLLNPVLDLAAGSLGQLTPSQAAGLASQAMKAFGLSIDEASISVDRMLQAVNVFALDASELPLALGTASRGAQALHQSLSETLISLGLVKNVVPGVERASTAVAVAMERMADPRVQQALRGVGVSVTDSQNRFRSFLDILGDLAPQLDRMSEAQRSAFLLSTFGREALGGVNAILTQVTNGVRTNTGETLRGAAAIAYLRDQFQNAGGTAARFREQMLNTFEGQKQLLAGSLETLAIVTGEPFAQVFKPIVTIVVDLVNAVLNAFRQLPAPVKRAFAAFVVGAGAVVALVGAVIAAKAGVALLVIGLKAAGITLGGLLATILPAVLIFGVLAAVVAGFVIAFRNNVGGIADFAARVWERIKLAFQGLVQLFEQGGFSGAVREELNCAENAGLKTFLIRVYQIAFRIQRFFQGIGEGFSAAIEAAAPVFEAFVGALRRLGEALGLVSSEGANAAAGIPSDDFAAFGRIIGQIAGVLVEVFVGALTFVIDVVSSAINAFRSAIAPLTPIFDAVRNAVGLVLQELGKLGAMFGFTSSASGQTGGALDALRSIAEFLGTVIGYVAAGIAGAIGVMVQFVVNRLAVIIAAFRSVVGFIGGVIDIFGGLVTGNWAQVWVGFKKVVLNAINFLAQLLLGFVETIAGVIDTIAGIFGADLGGADAIRSLRQDIERGLLEGVDEVTAGVQLAPQGQTLAALDAATSTMPAVAAMTPAVPASFPMTPAAPPASPPITVNLQVDGTTLATAVHRADRDTATRSFSPVPAY, via the coding sequence ATGGCGCTCAACAACCTTGGCCTCGGCTTCGTCTTCACCGCGCGCGACCTCGCCTCGGGGGCCATCGGCAACCTCGAGCGCAACTTCATGAGCCTCGACCGCCGCGTCGGGCTCGGCACCGAGAACATCCAGAGCGCGTTCCAAGAGCTCGGCGTGGGGCTCGCCGTCTTCACGGCCGGCGCCGCGACCGTGGGGACCGCGTTCTCGCTCGCCAACGCGGCGGGCCGCTTCGAGCAGGCCGTCGCCTCGGCAGGCGCCATCGCGGGCGCGACGGCCGAGGAGCTGACCCGGCTCCACGACGCCGCCATCGAAGCGGGCCTCGCCACGCAGTTCTCGCCGACGCAGGCGACGCAGGCGCTGCAGGACCTGGCCGCCGCCGGCTTCAACGTCACCGAGTCGGTCCGCCTCCTGAACCCCGTGCTCGACCTCGCGGCGGGCTCGCTCGGCCAGCTCACCCCGTCGCAGGCTGCGGGGCTCGCCTCGCAGGCTATGAAGGCGTTTGGCCTCTCCATCGACGAGGCATCCATCTCGGTCGACCGGATGCTGCAGGCGGTCAACGTGTTCGCACTCGATGCGAGCGAGCTCCCGCTCGCCCTCGGCACCGCCTCGCGCGGCGCGCAGGCGCTCCATCAGTCGCTCTCCGAGACGCTCATCTCGCTGGGTCTCGTGAAGAACGTCGTGCCCGGCGTCGAGCGCGCCTCCACCGCCGTCGCGGTCGCGATGGAGCGGATGGCTGATCCCCGGGTGCAGCAGGCGCTGCGCGGCGTGGGCGTATCGGTGACGGACTCGCAGAACCGCTTCCGCAGCTTCCTCGACATCCTCGGCGACCTCGCCCCCCAGCTCGATCGCATGAGCGAGGCGCAGCGGTCGGCGTTCCTGCTCTCGACCTTCGGCCGCGAGGCGCTCGGAGGCGTGAACGCCATCCTCACGCAGGTCACCAACGGCGTGCGCACGAACACCGGCGAGACGCTGCGCGGCGCCGCGGCGATCGCCTACCTCCGCGACCAGTTCCAGAACGCCGGGGGCACGGCAGCGCGCTTCCGCGAGCAGATGCTCAATACCTTCGAGGGCCAGAAGCAGCTCCTCGCGGGCTCGCTCGAGACCCTCGCCATCGTCACGGGCGAGCCCTTCGCGCAGGTCTTCAAGCCGATCGTGACGATCGTCGTCGACCTCGTGAACGCCGTCCTCAACGCGTTCCGGCAGCTCCCGGCACCGGTGAAGCGGGCTTTCGCGGCCTTCGTGGTGGGCGCAGGCGCCGTCGTGGCGCTGGTCGGCGCGGTCATCGCCGCCAAGGCCGGGGTCGCGCTGCTCGTCATCGGGCTCAAGGCGGCGGGCATCACGCTCGGCGGGCTGCTCGCGACCATCCTGCCGGCGGTGCTCATCTTCGGCGTGCTCGCGGCCGTGGTCGCCGGCTTCGTCATCGCCTTCCGAAACAACGTCGGCGGCATCGCCGACTTCGCCGCGCGCGTCTGGGAGCGCATCAAGCTCGCCTTCCAGGGGCTCGTGCAGCTCTTCGAGCAGGGGGGCTTCTCCGGCGCTGTCCGGGAGGAGCTCAATTGCGCGGAGAACGCGGGCCTCAAGACGTTCCTCATCCGCGTCTACCAGATCGCCTTCCGCATCCAGCGCTTCTTCCAGGGCATCGGTGAAGGGTTCAGCGCGGCGATCGAGGCCGCCGCGCCCGTGTTCGAGGCCTTCGTCGGCGCGCTGCGCAGGCTCGGCGAGGCGCTCGGGCTCGTGTCCAGCGAGGGCGCCAACGCGGCCGCCGGTATTCCCTCCGACGACTTCGCCGCGTTCGGGCGCATCATCGGGCAGATCGCGGGCGTCCTCGTCGAGGTCTTCGTCGGGGCGCTCACCTTCGTCATCGATGTCGTCTCGAGCGCCATCAACGCATTCCGCTCGGCGATAGCGCCGCTGACGCCCATCTTCGACGCGGTCCGCAATGCCGTGGGGCTCGTGCTTCAGGAGCTCGGCAAGCTCGGCGCGATGTTCGGGTTCACGTCCAGCGCCAGCGGGCAGACGGGTGGCGCGCTCGACGCCCTCCGCTCGATCGCCGAGTTCCTCGGGACGGTCATCGGCTACGTCGCCGCCGGTATCGCGGGTGCGATCGGCGTGATGGTCCAGTTCGTCGTCAACCGCCTTGCCGTCATCATCGCGGCCTTCCGTTCGGTCGTCGGCTTCATCGGCGGCGTCATCGACATCTTCGGCGGGCTCGTGACAGGCAACTGGGCGCAGGTATGGGTCGGCTTCAAGAAGGTGGTCCTCAACGCCATCAACTTCCTGGCGCAGCTCCTGCTCGGCTTCGTCGAGACGATCGCCGGCGTCATCGACACCATCGCGGGCATCTTCGGCGCCGACCTCGGAGGGGCAGACGCGATCCGCAGCCTGCGCCAGGACATCGAGCGCGGGCTGCTCGAGGGCGTCGACGAGGTCACGGCAGGCGTGCAGCTCGCGCCTCAGGGCCAGACGCTCGCCGCCCTCGACGCGGCCACCTCGACCATGCCCGCCGTCGCCGCGATGACGCCTGCAGTGCCCGCGTCGTTCCCGATGACGCCCGCCGCGCCGCCCGCGTCGCCGCCCATCACGGTCAACCTCCAGGTGGACGGCACCACGCTCGCCACCGCGGTCCATCGAGCGGACCGCGACACGGCCACCCGCTCGTTCTCGCCGGTCCCGGCGTACTGA
- a CDS encoding IPT/TIG domain-containing protein, translating to MALPTLSSVQPAAGPSSGGDLVRLVGIGIADRVRVLFGGTPAEVLSVRDEAGLRIVDVRTPIHAVGVADVELQNLDAAGDPVPGESVVVAGAYRFARPTVAREADLTRIIRQLLRELKRQVLANVSATVSVDYDDTTLDGLNVIAMAKVPSLVLSGPTLRPNRFYSANVAHEDVVGGVSGPELVRRKPPYTVDLVFTLTAASERTAELFNLMAAVATFLNRNRWLELARDPADASRGTVRWELDADGEFRTQLAGKDDVRAFTCGFIVRGFDVDEGLPLDLGKRVTEPELIATQPIAPGVAP from the coding sequence GTGGCCCTCCCGACCCTCAGCTCCGTGCAGCCCGCAGCCGGTCCTTCGAGCGGCGGCGATCTCGTGCGGCTCGTCGGGATTGGCATCGCCGACCGGGTCCGCGTGCTGTTCGGCGGCACGCCCGCCGAGGTGCTGTCCGTCCGTGACGAGGCGGGACTCCGCATCGTCGATGTGCGCACGCCGATCCACGCGGTGGGGGTCGCTGACGTCGAGCTGCAGAACCTCGACGCGGCGGGCGACCCGGTCCCCGGCGAGTCCGTCGTCGTCGCGGGCGCGTACCGCTTCGCGCGCCCCACCGTCGCTCGCGAGGCGGACCTCACGCGCATCATCCGCCAGCTCCTGCGCGAGCTGAAGCGCCAGGTGCTCGCCAACGTGAGCGCCACGGTCAGCGTCGACTACGACGACACGACGCTCGACGGCCTCAACGTCATCGCGATGGCGAAGGTGCCGTCGCTGGTGCTCTCGGGCCCGACGCTGCGCCCGAACCGCTTCTACTCCGCGAACGTCGCGCACGAGGACGTGGTGGGCGGCGTCTCGGGCCCCGAGCTCGTTCGGCGCAAGCCCCCGTACACCGTCGACCTCGTCTTCACGCTGACCGCAGCATCGGAGCGGACCGCCGAGCTGTTCAACCTGATGGCTGCTGTCGCGACGTTCCTCAACCGCAACCGCTGGCTCGAGCTGGCGCGCGACCCCGCCGACGCCTCGCGCGGCACCGTGCGCTGGGAGCTCGACGCCGACGGCGAGTTCCGCACCCAGCTCGCGGGCAAGGACGACGTGCGCGCGTTCACCTGTGGCTTCATCGTGCGCGGCTTCGACGTCGACGAGGGGCTGCCCCTCGACCTCGGCAAGCGCGTCACCGAGCCCGAGCTGATCGCGACGCAGCCCATCGCTCCCGGAGTTGCTCCATGA
- a CDS encoding peptidoglycan-binding protein: MSFDGALARPPRCILVNVASGESIECLFNPTQLSEKLQVNWNRLAVPGLSHQVLQFQSTANRQLSGVEFYLDRFFAAEQPGDVNVLEFRSFLRALTVPPEGTEDVAATAPPRVLFIWPKVVTVECVVASVEFTYKQLAVDGTVLVYAANVTFEEILDTRITSEELREAEL; this comes from the coding sequence GTGTCGTTCGACGGAGCCCTCGCTCGACCGCCCCGGTGCATCCTCGTGAACGTCGCGAGCGGCGAGTCCATCGAGTGCCTGTTCAATCCGACGCAGCTCTCCGAGAAGCTGCAGGTGAACTGGAACCGCCTCGCGGTGCCCGGGCTCTCGCACCAAGTGCTGCAGTTCCAGAGCACCGCGAACCGCCAGCTCTCGGGCGTCGAGTTCTACCTCGACCGCTTCTTCGCCGCCGAGCAACCTGGCGACGTCAACGTCCTCGAGTTCCGATCCTTCCTCCGCGCGCTCACCGTGCCGCCCGAGGGCACCGAGGACGTGGCCGCGACCGCGCCACCGCGCGTGCTCTTCATCTGGCCGAAGGTCGTGACCGTCGAGTGCGTCGTGGCGAGCGTCGAGTTCACCTACAAGCAGCTCGCCGTCGACGGCACGGTGCTCGTCTACGCGGCGAACGTCACGTTCGAGGAGATCCTCGACACGCGCATCACGAGCGAGGAGCTGCGCGAGGCCGAGCTGTAG
- a CDS encoding phage tail protein, translated as MSGQLLSSKVVVVEEEPKVRGIPSAPTSVAGAVGITERGPIGEAVLCSSLDEFQDKFGGFTADSDLALAAMGFFENGGSQLWVVRTAHYTDVASPATATAVRAAGFLVAGGGPTPGILLGGAARPFVLHDGDLIRLAVDGAPEANAVFNGSAAAMAAGGAGPYALADGMELLLRVDNGLEQTVLFSAADFADIANATATEVAAAINAVIVGGRATTPGGIVRLASDTEGTASRVQVTGGSANAVLAFPGVASVGGGNVANLRAVEVAEVKAVVEAAIPSVTVDAGVGGVLDVRTVATGPGASVQANPATAAAFGLNNALHTGAASGTANAVRVEGKDPGAYANRVEAEVRAATNGSASAFDLLVVEDGAYRETFPNLSMNPGDARYVETIVNDARTGSVYVRVIDQLLAGAPVPPPQTVALAGGGDGLAGLDDADFIGSEPAKTGLRALDQVQDLSLLLVPGRATPAVHNAMVRYCEVERDGEVFAVLDPPASQSATDIVTYVATTAALEQLSEFGAIYWPRVKVLNPAKSVLGSADQIVVPPSGIVAGVFARTDSAHPGRVYDPPAGIEAGRMFGVLGFETDEVLEENKRDLVYPHRINPLTTGPGLPRYIDGSRTLKGDGNFPYVAERRGVIFIERSLKQGLQFARHKNNTEGLRAQVRRTITAFLLAQMNNGAFRSKTPSTAFFVDVSEQLNTPTQIFAGKLIARVGLATNKPAEFIVLRISQDTRALEAELAAAEG; from the coding sequence GTGAGCGGACAGCTCCTGTCGTCCAAGGTCGTCGTCGTCGAGGAGGAGCCGAAGGTTCGCGGCATCCCCTCGGCTCCCACCTCCGTTGCTGGCGCGGTCGGCATCACCGAGCGCGGACCGATCGGCGAGGCCGTGCTGTGCTCGTCGCTCGACGAGTTCCAGGACAAGTTCGGCGGCTTTACCGCCGACTCCGACCTCGCGCTCGCCGCGATGGGCTTCTTTGAGAACGGCGGGAGCCAGCTCTGGGTCGTCCGCACCGCGCACTACACCGACGTGGCGAGCCCGGCGACGGCAACGGCAGTGCGCGCTGCAGGCTTCCTCGTGGCGGGCGGCGGCCCGACCCCAGGCATCTTGCTCGGTGGCGCGGCTCGTCCGTTCGTGCTCCACGACGGCGACCTGATCCGGCTCGCGGTGGACGGCGCGCCCGAGGCTAACGCCGTGTTCAACGGCTCGGCGGCCGCGATGGCCGCTGGGGGCGCTGGCCCGTACGCGCTCGCGGACGGCATGGAGCTGCTCCTGCGCGTCGACAACGGGCTCGAGCAGACCGTCCTGTTCTCGGCGGCCGACTTCGCCGACATCGCCAACGCGACGGCCACCGAGGTCGCGGCCGCCATCAACGCCGTCATCGTGGGCGGGCGCGCGACGACGCCGGGCGGTATCGTCCGGCTCGCGAGCGACACCGAGGGCACGGCGAGCCGCGTGCAGGTCACTGGCGGCAGCGCCAATGCGGTGCTCGCGTTCCCCGGGGTGGCCTCGGTCGGCGGCGGCAACGTCGCCAACCTTCGCGCCGTCGAGGTCGCGGAGGTCAAGGCCGTCGTCGAGGCTGCCATCCCGAGCGTCACCGTCGACGCGGGCGTGGGCGGCGTGCTCGACGTGCGCACCGTCGCAACCGGCCCTGGCGCCAGCGTGCAGGCCAACCCCGCGACGGCCGCCGCCTTCGGGCTCAACAACGCGCTGCACACGGGCGCAGCCTCGGGCACCGCCAACGCGGTGCGCGTCGAGGGCAAGGACCCCGGCGCCTACGCCAACCGCGTCGAAGCCGAGGTGCGCGCCGCGACCAACGGCTCGGCGAGCGCGTTCGACCTGCTCGTTGTGGAGGACGGCGCCTACCGCGAGACCTTCCCGAACCTCTCGATGAACCCGGGCGACGCCCGCTACGTCGAGACCATCGTCAACGACGCGCGCACCGGCTCCGTCTACGTGCGAGTAATCGACCAACTCCTCGCGGGCGCGCCGGTCCCGCCGCCGCAGACCGTGGCGCTCGCGGGCGGTGGCGACGGCCTCGCGGGCCTCGACGACGCCGACTTCATCGGCAGCGAGCCCGCAAAGACGGGCCTGCGCGCGCTCGACCAGGTGCAGGATCTGTCGCTGCTCCTCGTGCCCGGCCGCGCCACGCCCGCCGTCCACAACGCGATGGTGCGCTACTGCGAGGTGGAGCGCGACGGCGAGGTGTTCGCGGTGCTCGATCCGCCCGCGAGCCAGAGCGCGACGGACATCGTCACCTACGTCGCGACGACCGCCGCCCTCGAGCAGCTCTCGGAGTTCGGGGCCATCTACTGGCCCCGCGTGAAGGTGCTGAACCCGGCCAAGAGCGTGCTCGGCTCGGCGGACCAGATCGTGGTGCCGCCCTCGGGCATCGTGGCCGGCGTCTTCGCGCGCACCGACTCTGCGCACCCGGGCCGCGTGTACGACCCGCCTGCAGGCATTGAGGCGGGCCGCATGTTCGGCGTGCTGGGCTTCGAGACCGACGAGGTCCTCGAGGAGAACAAGCGCGACCTCGTCTACCCGCACCGCATCAACCCGCTGACCACGGGCCCGGGGCTGCCGCGCTACATCGACGGCTCGCGCACGCTCAAGGGCGACGGCAACTTCCCGTACGTCGCCGAGCGGCGCGGCGTCATCTTCATCGAGCGCTCGCTGAAGCAGGGGCTCCAGTTCGCGCGCCACAAGAACAACACGGAGGGGCTGCGCGCGCAGGTGCGGCGCACCATCACCGCGTTCCTGCTCGCGCAGATGAACAACGGCGCGTTCCGCAGCAAGACGCCGAGCACCGCGTTCTTCGTCGACGTGAGCGAGCAGCTCAACACGCCCACCCAGATCTTCGCCGGCAAGCTCATCGCCCGCGTGGGTCTCGCCACCAACAAGCCCGCGGAGTTCATCGTCCTCCGCATCAGCCAGGACACGCGCGCGCTCGAGGCCGAGCTCGCGGCCGCAGAGGGATGA
- a CDS encoding HNH endonuclease signature motif containing protein has translation MTMPRGVPKNGLWRGQESVASWGAQQKPKPCDCGCGKFVIPQPWHRSKGVPRFVHGHHARVEHWNFKDVAAWVAEQQGRHRCHCGCDGPTVILKRHHATGIPQYLQGHQPAPKNPAGPEHPRYVKDRSTMKPRAAATFSPETKRIIFDTHGGRFAWCRCNDALQFDHIVPVAEGGTGEPDNGQLLCANCHWWKSGVALDYRDRRRAQRPQPKERAA, from the coding sequence ATGACCATGCCGCGCGGTGTTCCGAAGAACGGGCTGTGGCGCGGCCAGGAGAGCGTCGCGTCGTGGGGCGCGCAGCAGAAGCCGAAGCCGTGTGACTGCGGCTGCGGGAAATTCGTCATCCCGCAGCCGTGGCACCGGTCGAAGGGCGTCCCGCGCTTCGTGCATGGCCACCATGCTCGTGTCGAGCACTGGAACTTCAAGGATGTCGCCGCGTGGGTCGCGGAGCAGCAGGGGCGGCACCGGTGCCACTGCGGCTGCGACGGCCCGACCGTCATCCTGAAGAGGCACCACGCGACGGGCATCCCGCAGTACCTGCAAGGGCACCAACCGGCACCGAAGAACCCGGCTGGCCCTGAGCATCCACGCTACGTGAAGGATCGCTCGACGATGAAGCCTCGCGCGGCCGCGACGTTCAGCCCGGAGACCAAGCGCATCATCTTCGACACGCACGGCGGGCGCTTCGCGTGGTGTCGTTGTAACGACGCGCTCCAGTTCGACCACATCGTTCCGGTCGCCGAGGGCGGCACCGGCGAGCCCGACAACGGGCAACTCCTCTGCGCCAACTGCCACTGGTGGAAGTCGGGCGTCGCCCTCGACTACCGCGATCGTCGCCGCGCGCAGCGGCCCCAACCGAAGGAGCGTGCAGCATGA
- a CDS encoding DUF4238 domain-containing protein, whose translation MAQNKNHHFVPQFYLRRFGADRFVALYNIARGQHVPRASIAGQCQRPYLYGKDQVIEKALCELEGAAARITADIVERHQLPAEPSKEDAALLHFISYQWGRTPAAGEIANAMVTKMSRAILKAPGVVPDDLRQHIDEVDVRHADPVLFSLTLAGSLGPMLLDLHKVILVNETELEFITSDAPVIMHNAWCEGVTWQGTTGFASSGLQVLLPLSPRRALLMFDRDVYAVGCKQAPVTVDIRNAADVEAINAMQMTTTQGNIYYSGDARTASSINQLPRSWYQPAGTSVAVQRAIDDDAGSQLVHLYQKVVARLPLSFLRVKKKASSVPLKQRARQYRQLALAVDEMMRGPREQRYAAPETAIGRVWKGVPD comes from the coding sequence GTGGCGCAGAACAAGAACCACCATTTCGTCCCCCAGTTCTACCTGCGCCGCTTCGGCGCGGATCGTTTCGTCGCGCTCTACAACATCGCCCGCGGCCAACATGTGCCAAGGGCGTCTATCGCAGGGCAGTGCCAGAGGCCGTACTTGTACGGCAAGGATCAGGTCATCGAGAAGGCGCTGTGCGAACTCGAGGGTGCGGCCGCGCGCATCACCGCGGACATCGTCGAACGTCACCAGCTCCCGGCAGAACCATCGAAGGAGGATGCCGCCCTTCTGCACTTCATCTCGTACCAGTGGGGGCGCACACCCGCAGCAGGCGAGATCGCGAACGCGATGGTGACAAAGATGTCGCGAGCGATCCTCAAGGCTCCCGGTGTGGTGCCCGATGACCTGCGGCAGCACATCGACGAGGTTGACGTTCGCCATGCGGACCCAGTCCTCTTCAGCCTCACGCTCGCCGGGTCTCTGGGGCCGATGCTCCTTGACCTGCACAAGGTGATCCTGGTCAACGAGACCGAGCTCGAGTTCATCACCAGCGATGCCCCGGTCATCATGCACAACGCTTGGTGCGAAGGAGTGACTTGGCAGGGCACGACAGGCTTCGCTTCGTCCGGCCTGCAGGTACTGCTGCCGCTGAGCCCGAGGCGGGCTCTCCTCATGTTCGATCGCGATGTCTACGCCGTCGGATGTAAGCAGGCGCCCGTTACCGTCGACATCAGGAACGCTGCTGACGTCGAGGCCATCAACGCGATGCAGATGACGACGACCCAGGGGAACATTTACTACTCCGGGGATGCGAGGACCGCCTCGAGCATCAATCAGCTCCCCAGATCCTGGTACCAACCTGCGGGGACGTCAGTCGCCGTCCAGCGCGCAATCGATGACGACGCTGGTTCGCAGCTCGTCCACCTGTATCAGAAGGTCGTCGCGCGACTGCCGCTCTCCTTTCTCCGCGTGAAGAAGAAGGCCAGCAGTGTTCCGCTCAAACAGCGCGCTCGCCAGTATCGGCAGTTGGCGCTCGCAGTAGATGAGATGATGCGCGGACCACGGGAGCAGCGATACGCGGCCCCTGAGACGGCAATCGGCCGAGTCTGGAAGGGCGTTCCCGACTGA
- a CDS encoding phage tail protein, translated as MTVIGNPRSFHKKFKFVVEVDDLGHSGFQKASELSVEVANVQYFEGGSLIPNKSPGRLTFSDVTLERGATQDRDLFDWFQDVAITSSGLGLTDVNYKRNLDIVQQDRDGVTLRRWSLSRAWPIKFVAGEWDNESDENVIEQVTLTYDFFELVQ; from the coding sequence ATGACCGTCATCGGCAACCCCAGAAGCTTCCACAAGAAGTTCAAGTTCGTGGTGGAGGTGGACGATCTTGGGCACTCGGGCTTTCAGAAGGCGAGTGAACTCTCCGTTGAGGTCGCCAACGTGCAGTACTTCGAGGGCGGCTCGCTCATCCCGAACAAGAGCCCCGGGCGCCTGACGTTCTCCGACGTCACGCTCGAGCGCGGCGCCACGCAGGACCGCGACCTCTTCGACTGGTTCCAGGACGTGGCCATCACGTCGAGCGGTCTCGGCCTCACTGACGTGAACTACAAGCGCAACCTCGACATCGTGCAGCAGGACCGCGACGGCGTCACCCTGCGCCGCTGGTCGCTCTCGCGCGCCTGGCCGATCAAGTTCGTCGCCGGCGAGTGGGACAACGAGAGCGACGAGAACGTGATCGAGCAGGTGACGCTCACGTACGACTTCTTCGAGCTGGTGCAGTAG